One Gossypium hirsutum isolate 1008001.06 chromosome A08, Gossypium_hirsutum_v2.1, whole genome shotgun sequence genomic window, AAGCATTAAACCTTACCATCCAATTCCTTCCCTTCATTAATACCAGAATCTTAGCGATAGTCAGCGGTAGTCATGGCCGGAGCATCGCCTCCACCATCACCGATGCCATTTCTTCTGTACGAGAATGAAACATCTGAATATTGCATCGTTTTACCTCCCAAGGTGAATTCCGCTGGTATATGGGAAAATGAGACTTCCCCGTCGGTGATTTTCAGTTACTCGTTGCCGCTTTTGGAGTTGCAGGTTGTCTTGACATTCGTCATCACTCATGTAATTTATACCATCGTAAGGCCTCTTGGCATCACCTTATTTGCCTCACAAATGTTTGTATGTTAATCCGTCACCTACTCTCTCTCTATTTCTTAGCCTATTATGCTCCATGAAATGCATGTCAACTAAGAGAAaccttgttttgttttttttgtttttactagGCCGGCATTACCATGAGCCCCATGGTGAAACTAGAATCAGTCAGGAGCATATTCTTCAATGAGGAATTAAGTATAGAAGTCATCGACACTGTAGCGGTGTTCGGTTTCACATTATTTTTGTTCCTAACGGGAGTGAAAATGGACATGAAATTAGCATTAAGGACAACAAAGAGATCCGTAGGGATCGGCGTCGTATCCCTTTTATCTTCCATCTTGGTCGGTGCAGCTATTAATGAAACCTTCAAACAACCTAATGAAACCGAACAAGTAAAAACCGAACGTCTAATCGGAACAGTGATCGAAGCGTTAACATCGTTTTCGGTCATCGCTTGCCTACTAGCCGAGCTCAAGATCTTAAATACCGAACTCGGACGACTTGCCCTAACATCCGCTGCCGTAGGCGACTTGAGCACCATGTTTTTAGTCCACGTAATGTCGTTGTCACGAAATTTTACCGCATCACCATTGTTGGTTATAGAACGAGTAGTGATCATGTTTTGTTTCATAACACTCATTATCTTCGTGTTTCGTCCATTGATGCATTGGGTAATTAAAAGAACACCCGATGGGGGACCGGTCGCGGACGTGTACATCACAGCCACCATGATGGTTGCATTCGGGTGTGCTGTATTTACACATTGGACCGATCGATCTCCTTTAATCGGTGCTTTTCTCTTCGGCCTAGCTGTCCCTGACGGTCCACCGCTAGGGTCGGCATTGATAGACAAGTTCGAATGCTTTATCAATGCCTTCTTTCTTTCCATCTACGTGATAGCATCGACACTGAGGGCTAATTTTGGGAATATGTTGTCAGATCCATCCACTGTCAAATTTTTTACCTTTGCTTTCTCCATGACATTCCTTGCAAAACTAATTCCATGTTGCATAGGTTCATTTTTTAACTTTATGCCTTTTAGGGACTCCTTGGCTTTTGGTCTCATTATGAGCAGTAAAGGAATTGTCCAGTTGTCGCATTATTCTACTTTTAGAGATAATAAggtaaaatctaaatttaaaaaatttactatttcatatttaaattatcatttcgCATTAGTTTACTTTTAAGAAAAAAGGGTTCTCAATAAGAATTTGACACATGCCACATTTTTATTGGATGtagataatatttttttgtaaagtgaaaaaaaaaaaatatcaaattaagaaaataagTATAGTTCAAGagccaaatcataaataaaatcttaaaaaaggCAAAATCCTACATATAGTCCCTATAATATGTTTCTTTGATATAGTTTATccctataatatatatattttttgataatttctagtctccttaattttcaaaattatattttcagCCTTCAGACAgacattttcttttaaattctataATTCACATAGATGATGTGACATAATACATTAAGTTTTCTTGTATAGTTTTACAAACATTTTTTTTGCGTTTTCTAAATATGCAAAACTAAAATTCAGCAACTATAAAAACTATTAATTATATATGCCACATCATCTGGTCTAAAAAAGCCTAATCAAATATTTGTCGGAATCAATGGAAAGAAGTTGAAGTAAAGTTTCAAAATACGCATTTTAGAAGGTTAACATGTTATTTACTACTTagtatttgagtttatttttaatgatttatttggtatttagagtttttttttatctcaaatttatatttgaatttaattttaatgtttattttggtatttaagtttttttaatttaattttaaaagtttttttttctaattcaatACCCCAGTTTAACTTTAATGTCCAATTGATACCTAAGTCTTTTTTATGTCCTAATTAAGTatctatgattttttttattagagaACATTGCGCCATATAATATTGTTTAGTCTGGGCTGATACAAAATTTAAACCCTTTCGAAGTatagaaataatcaaattatagtaGACTTAAACCAGTTGAACCCCTATGAGGATCTTTTATATGATTTGACCAatcaaaaacttaattagaatctcCCAAACCTATCTAATTATCTTTTTCGATCATTTGCAGGTTTTATCAGAAACAGTTTTTACCGCCATGGTCATCGCCATTTTGGTAAATGCAACTATAATCCCAATCCTGGTGAGGTTCC contains:
- the LOC107931905 gene encoding cation/H(+) antiporter 4, which encodes MAGASPPPSPMPFLLYENETSEYCIVLPPKVNSAGIWENETSPSVIFSYSLPLLELQVVLTFVITHVIYTIVRPLGITLFASQMFAGITMSPMVKLESVRSIFFNEELSIEVIDTVAVFGFTLFLFLTGVKMDMKLALRTTKRSVGIGVVSLLSSILVGAAINETFKQPNETEQVKTERLIGTVIEALTSFSVIACLLAELKILNTELGRLALTSAAVGDLSTMFLVHVMSLSRNFTASPLLVIERVVIMFCFITLIIFVFRPLMHWVIKRTPDGGPVADVYITATMMVAFGCAVFTHWTDRSPLIGAFLFGLAVPDGPPLGSALIDKFECFINAFFLSIYVIASTLRANFGNMLSDPSTVKFFTFAFSMTFLAKLIPCCIGSFFNFMPFRDSLAFGLIMSSKGIVQLSHYSTFRDNKVLSETVFTAMVIAILVNATIIPILVRFLYDPDSRKYAAYEQRNLMHLKPDAELRILACVHTSYNVPAMINLLDLTCPTRESPNVVYVIHLIALMARNSPVFIAHHNHEFSTTSTRSFENIIPFYQYEGNRWGLVTVNAFTVITPRKLMHEDICTMALDKQTSLIILPFHRKWSIDGSLEEENNVVRNLNCTVLDQAPCSVGILIDRGRRQKPMKPSSPSSYSIGMLFLGGKDDREALTLAKRMAQDPRVKLTVTRLIAYQDCSNVVDWDTVLDTEMLKDVKQNNGVLGNWCDITYVEEMLHCGSQTIKLVRSIANDYDLIIVGRHYGVESVLLAGLSEWSEFPELGIVGDLFASTDLNSKVSVLVVQQQIVKM